Proteins found in one Aquibium microcysteis genomic segment:
- a CDS encoding CHASE2 domain-containing protein, which translates to MTSLARNLGATLRRYRRTSIWAAGVLSAAFVILAAFSPFSPVDRLNAMVFDGYQAIKPRQPAGSPVTVIDIDDASIGELGQWPWPRTVLARIIATMTDMGAASIGLDMLLAEPDRTSPVLALQDLRRQGFQVTEPPQGAVLDNDAYLADVLARSPVIAGLALAETTRTPPPDPKAGFGFGGLSPLEYLPGYEGSVRNLAVLDAAAPGIGLINFPPARDGVVRQIPLIARYGEKLYPALSMESLRIAQGASSFVIRSTGAHGEHDTGLPGMVAVKNGHYEVPTSPDATMWVYFSGQKVANVVPAAELARDTVDPALADVIAGHIVLIGTSAIGLRDLVSTPLASGVPGVLVHAEIIDQILGGTFLSRPDWAVGAEVALAVVLTILVLAFLPALPALANALVAAAAIAIAVVTGWLAFAWYNMLLSPILPAQSSLLAYGIASGVRLLVSESERRYIRSAFSHYLAPSMVEKLMDNPQSLVLGGENKELTLLFADIRGFTTLSEKLGANELTEFLNNYLTPMTDVLMERGATIDKYMGDGIMAFWNAPLDVADHRRRACESVLAMQAALVGFNRQFGTDIAVGVGLNTGICCVGNLGSRQRFDYSAIGDPVNVAARIEGMTKQYGLSNLISGSTAEGMDDFAMLEVDRVKLVGRAEPTPVYTLLGQRDVKESQAFRALKARHDRFLAQYRSLDFDAAEQTLDDFDADAPVELAKLYKIMRGRLAVLRADPPPAGWDGTYTAREK; encoded by the coding sequence GTGACCAGCCTCGCCAGGAATCTCGGCGCGACCCTGCGGCGCTATCGCCGGACGTCCATCTGGGCGGCGGGCGTGCTGTCGGCGGCCTTCGTCATCCTCGCCGCCTTTTCGCCGTTCAGCCCGGTCGACCGGCTGAACGCCATGGTCTTCGACGGCTACCAGGCCATCAAGCCCCGGCAGCCGGCCGGCAGCCCGGTCACCGTCATCGACATCGACGACGCCAGCATCGGCGAACTCGGGCAATGGCCCTGGCCGCGCACGGTGCTCGCCCGCATCATCGCCACCATGACCGACATGGGCGCGGCGTCGATCGGGCTCGACATGCTGCTGGCCGAGCCGGACCGCACCTCGCCCGTGCTGGCGCTGCAGGACCTGCGGCGGCAGGGGTTCCAGGTGACCGAGCCGCCGCAGGGCGCGGTGCTCGACAACGATGCCTATCTGGCCGACGTGCTCGCACGCTCGCCCGTCATCGCCGGACTGGCGCTGGCCGAGACCACGCGCACGCCGCCGCCCGATCCCAAGGCCGGCTTCGGCTTCGGCGGCCTCAGCCCGCTCGAGTACCTGCCCGGCTACGAGGGCAGCGTGCGCAACCTCGCCGTCCTCGACGCGGCCGCCCCCGGCATCGGCCTGATCAACTTCCCCCCTGCCCGCGACGGCGTCGTGCGGCAGATCCCGCTGATCGCCCGTTACGGGGAGAAGCTCTATCCGGCCCTGTCCATGGAATCGCTGCGGATCGCGCAGGGCGCCTCCAGCTTCGTGATCCGCAGCACCGGGGCACATGGCGAGCACGACACCGGGTTGCCGGGCATGGTGGCGGTGAAGAACGGCCACTACGAGGTGCCGACGAGCCCCGACGCGACCATGTGGGTCTATTTCTCCGGACAGAAGGTGGCCAACGTCGTGCCTGCGGCCGAACTCGCGCGCGACACGGTCGATCCGGCGCTCGCTGACGTGATCGCCGGCCACATCGTGCTGATCGGCACGTCGGCCATCGGCCTGCGCGACCTCGTCTCCACCCCCCTCGCCTCGGGCGTGCCGGGCGTGCTGGTCCATGCCGAGATCATCGACCAGATCCTCGGCGGCACCTTTCTGAGCCGGCCCGACTGGGCCGTCGGTGCCGAGGTGGCTCTGGCCGTGGTGCTGACGATCCTGGTGCTGGCCTTCCTGCCGGCGCTGCCGGCGCTCGCCAATGCGCTGGTGGCGGCGGCCGCCATCGCCATCGCGGTGGTCACCGGCTGGCTCGCCTTCGCCTGGTACAACATGCTGCTCTCGCCCATCCTGCCGGCGCAGAGCAGCCTGCTCGCCTACGGCATCGCGTCGGGCGTGCGCCTGCTGGTCAGCGAAAGCGAGCGCCGCTACATCCGCTCGGCCTTCAGCCACTATCTCGCGCCGTCGATGGTCGAGAAGCTGATGGACAATCCGCAGAGCCTGGTGCTCGGCGGCGAGAACAAGGAACTGACGCTGCTGTTTGCCGATATCCGCGGCTTCACCACGCTCTCCGAAAAGCTCGGCGCCAACGAGCTCACCGAGTTCCTCAACAACTACCTCACTCCCATGACGGACGTGCTGATGGAGCGCGGCGCGACCATCGACAAATACATGGGCGACGGCATCATGGCATTCTGGAACGCGCCCCTCGACGTCGCCGACCACCGGCGCAGGGCCTGCGAAAGCGTGCTCGCCATGCAGGCGGCGCTCGTCGGCTTCAACCGCCAATTCGGAACGGACATCGCCGTCGGCGTCGGCCTCAATACGGGCATCTGCTGCGTGGGCAATCTCGGCTCGCGCCAGCGTTTCGACTATTCGGCGATCGGCGACCCGGTGAACGTCGCCGCGCGCATCGAGGGCATGACCAAGCAGTACGGACTGTCGAACCTGATTTCGGGCAGCACGGCCGAGGGCATGGACGATTTCGCCATGCTGGAGGTGGACCGGGTGAAACTGGTCGGCCGTGCCGAGCCGACGCCGGTCTACACCCTGCTTGGCCAGCGCGACGTGAAGGAGAGCCAGGCGTTCCGTGCGCTGAAGGCGCGCCACGACCGTTTCCTCGCGCAGTATCGTTCACTCGATTTCGACGCGGCCGAACAGACGCTCGACGATTTCGATGCCGACGCGCCGGTCGAACTCGCGAAGCTCTACAAGATCATGCGCGGTCGTCTGGCCGTGCTGCGGGCCGATCCGCCGCCTGCCGGCTGGGACGGGACCTACACCGCGCGGGAGAAGTAG